A DNA window from Chloroflexota bacterium contains the following coding sequences:
- a CDS encoding peptidase U34, with product MCDTIVALGSATKDGATLFGKNSDREPDEVQNIKIYPRQKHKKGEKVKCTYLTIPQVSETARVMLCQPFWMFGAEMGANEYGVAIGNEALFTREKPAPTGLTGMDLLRLALERSRTAKQALETIIELLEKYGQGGNCGYRQNLPYMNSFLIAGHQEAYVLETVKSWWAWKRVKDFWSISNIISLEEEFDACSPGLLENAVKKGYCKSEADFNFRKCYSDKIITWGAKGAPRQARSREMLLQKKGVLTTADFMALLRDHGGHVGWTPDKSGGTICMHAADKLIRRSQSVCSMVAKLGKKAQFYYTTGAADPCMSPYYPVFFPDTLNPTGYLDGEASYDAKSFWWECEKLHRQALWHFTAALNAIQPQIKKYEKEMISSVENGRLPLNQDNVDKYFAKARAMVRNWGAKLDRLPVTKPRWLFRRYWRSYNKLNGL from the coding sequence AAATTTACCCTCGCCAGAAGCATAAAAAGGGTGAAAAGGTAAAATGCACCTATCTGACCATACCGCAAGTTTCTGAAACTGCCAGGGTAATGCTCTGTCAGCCGTTCTGGATGTTCGGAGCTGAGATGGGCGCCAACGAGTATGGCGTGGCTATAGGCAATGAAGCTCTGTTCACGAGAGAGAAACCAGCCCCCACCGGGCTTACGGGCATGGATTTATTGCGCTTGGCTCTGGAACGAAGCCGAACTGCCAAACAGGCGTTGGAGACCATAATTGAGCTATTGGAGAAATATGGGCAAGGCGGCAACTGTGGCTACCGACAAAATTTGCCCTACATGAACAGCTTTCTGATTGCAGGCCATCAAGAGGCCTACGTACTGGAAACGGTAAAATCATGGTGGGCATGGAAACGGGTCAAAGATTTCTGGAGCATATCGAATATAATTTCTCTGGAGGAGGAATTTGATGCCTGCTCACCCGGATTACTCGAGAACGCTGTTAAGAAAGGCTATTGCAAAAGCGAAGCTGACTTTAATTTCCGCAAATGCTATTCCGACAAAATAATAACGTGGGGTGCCAAGGGAGCACCGCGTCAGGCACGTTCCCGTGAAATGCTTTTACAGAAGAAAGGTGTGCTGACCACGGCGGATTTTATGGCTCTTCTCCGTGACCACGGAGGTCATGTTGGTTGGACTCCAGATAAGTCCGGCGGGACTATTTGCATGCATGCAGCCGATAAACTGATACGTCGCAGTCAGTCAGTGTGTTCTATGGTGGCGAAGTTAGGGAAGAAAGCGCAATTCTACTACACCACTGGTGCTGCCGATCCATGTATGAGCCCTTATTATCCGGTTTTCTTTCCTGATACGTTGAATCCTACCGGTTATCTGGATGGGGAGGCAAGTTATGATGCGAAGTCTTTTTGGTGGGAATGCGAAAAGCTGCATCGCCAGGCATTGTGGCATTTCACCGCTGCCCTGAATGCTATTCAGCCCCAGATAAAAAAGTATGAAAAGGAGATGATTTCTTCGGTGGAAAACGGTCGGCTACCGCTGAATCAGGACAATGTCGATAAATACTTTGCCAAAGCCAGGGCTATGGTCAGAAATTGGGGTGCCAAGCTGGATAGGCTGCCGGTGACAAAACCGAGGTGGCTGTTCCGACGCTATTGGCGGAGTTACAATAAGCTCAATGGATTATAA
- a CDS encoding GNAT family N-acetyltransferase — protein sequence MEEIREINKERDLKSSVEVIRNSFKTVALEFGLNERNCPTHPSFVALDKLLELKKKARLFGLFLNSVQVGFVAVEKADDALYYMDKLAVLPEYRHRGYGRKLVGFVLGEVKKHKGEKVALGMIDESAVLKNWYQQLGFKKVGTKNFEHLPFTVCFMEKSLLP from the coding sequence GTGGAAGAGATTAGAGAAATAAACAAAGAGCGCGACCTTAAGAGCAGTGTAGAAGTGATACGGAACTCGTTTAAGACCGTGGCACTTGAATTTGGGCTGAATGAGCGCAATTGTCCTACTCATCCCTCTTTTGTGGCTTTGGATAAATTGTTGGAACTGAAGAAGAAGGCAAGGCTGTTTGGGCTGTTTTTGAATAGTGTGCAGGTTGGTTTTGTGGCCGTGGAAAAGGCCGATGATGCGCTTTACTACATGGATAAACTGGCTGTGCTTCCGGAATATAGGCACAGAGGCTATGGGAGGAAGTTGGTGGGATTCGTTTTGGGCGAAGTTAAAAAACACAAAGGTGAAAAAGTCGCCTTGGGGATGATAGATGAGAGCGCAGTTTTAAAGAACTGGTACCAGCAACTTGGTTTCAAAAAAGTCGGAACAAAGAATTTTGAGCATTTACCCTTCACTGTATGCTTTATGGAAAAGAGCCTATTGCCCTAG